In the Deltaproteobacteria bacterium genome, one interval contains:
- a CDS encoding TRAP transporter permease: MTAKLGILAKIATWIAIVMSSYHLYTGAFGAPEALLHRSIHLMFTMVLIFLLYPFRKEKGAYISRLGDFVFLGISLGGILYIFLNYEYFITRYPYVHPLSPADMAVGILFVLALLEAARRSIGSAMPITAICFLIYAYIGPSLPGLMRHAGFNTEAIIDQLYMTTEGIFGIPLGVSATYVILFVIFGVFLEKSGTGQFFMELAAATTGKAAGGPGKIAVVASGLFGTISGSAVANVMVTGQFTIPMMKRTGFQPHFAGAVEATASTGGQIMPPVMGAAAFVMAEFMGIPYLTVCKHAIIPAILYYLSVFMAVHFEAVRTDLRGMLEAPPRLAAVMLSRGHLLLPVAVMLYFLFEGYTPMYACIFSIIAALILANVKKETRMGLEKILDALENGAKGALQVACACACAGIIIGIVNLTGLGLKFTGFVLYLAGESLTPALLFTMIAGIILGMGLPTTAAYIVMAALLVPGLIKLGIVPIAAHMFVFYYAIISAITPPVALAVYAGAGLAGSNMWKTGLAAVRIGAPGFIIPFMFVYEPSLLFVGSLWEILSTFITATIGVVMLAAGLIGWFIRETNVVERLLLVAGAILLIKPGIYTDIMGVVLLLVVIILQKARQKKDRAAQT; this comes from the coding sequence ATGACCGCTAAGCTGGGAATTTTGGCCAAGATCGCAACATGGATCGCCATCGTGATGTCGTCCTACCATCTCTACACCGGAGCGTTTGGAGCTCCCGAGGCTCTGCTGCATCGTTCGATTCATCTCATGTTCACCATGGTTTTGATCTTCCTCCTCTATCCCTTCAGGAAAGAAAAAGGGGCATATATCAGCCGTTTGGGAGATTTTGTTTTTTTGGGAATTTCCCTCGGCGGGATTCTATACATTTTCCTCAATTATGAATATTTCATTACTCGCTATCCCTACGTCCACCCCCTCAGCCCCGCCGATATGGCCGTAGGGATCTTATTTGTTCTGGCCTTGCTGGAGGCGGCACGGAGGAGCATCGGCTCAGCCATGCCGATCACCGCCATATGTTTCCTCATTTACGCCTACATTGGCCCCTCTCTTCCGGGCCTTATGCGTCATGCCGGCTTCAACACAGAGGCCATCATTGACCAGCTTTACATGACCACCGAAGGGATTTTCGGCATTCCTTTAGGAGTTTCAGCCACCTATGTCATCCTCTTCGTGATCTTCGGTGTCTTTCTGGAAAAGTCCGGAACCGGCCAGTTTTTCATGGAACTGGCTGCGGCCACCACGGGAAAGGCCGCTGGAGGCCCCGGGAAGATCGCCGTCGTCGCCAGCGGGCTTTTCGGGACGATCTCGGGGAGCGCGGTCGCCAATGTCATGGTGACTGGCCAATTTACAATCCCCATGATGAAGCGGACGGGATTCCAGCCTCATTTCGCCGGCGCCGTAGAAGCAACGGCTTCTACGGGGGGCCAGATCATGCCGCCGGTCATGGGGGCAGCCGCTTTCGTCATGGCTGAATTCATGGGCATCCCTTACCTTACGGTTTGCAAGCATGCAATCATCCCGGCTATTCTTTATTATCTTTCCGTATTCATGGCAGTTCACTTCGAGGCCGTCCGGACAGACCTCAGGGGAATGCTCGAAGCCCCACCGCGCCTTGCGGCGGTCATGCTGAGTCGAGGCCATCTCCTTCTGCCGGTGGCGGTCATGCTTTATTTCTTGTTCGAAGGTTACACCCCCATGTATGCGTGTATCTTCTCCATCATCGCCGCCCTCATTCTCGCCAACGTAAAGAAAGAAACGCGAATGGGCCTTGAGAAGATCCTAGATGCTCTGGAAAACGGAGCGAAGGGAGCTTTACAAGTGGCCTGCGCCTGTGCTTGTGCCGGCATCATCATTGGAATCGTGAACCTAACCGGGCTGGGCCTCAAATTTACGGGCTTTGTTTTGTATCTAGCGGGTGAATCTCTGACTCCCGCTCTTCTCTTCACCATGATCGCCGGAATTATCCTGGGCATGGGTTTACCGACCACGGCGGCTTATATCGTGATGGCGGCATTGCTCGTTCCGGGTTTGATCAAGTTGGGCATAGTCCCCATTGCAGCCCACATGTTTGTCTTCTATTATGCCATTATCTCGGCGATCACACCCCCCGTCGCCCTGGCCGTTTATGCCGGAGCAGGCCTGGCCGGGTCCAATATGTGGAAAACCGGATTGGCCGCCGTCCGGATCGGCGCCCCCGGGTTTATCATCCCTTTTATGTTCGTCTATGAACCATCTCTTCTTTTCGTTGGCTCCCTATGGGAGATTCTGTCTACCTTTATTACCGCCACAATCGGGGTCGTCATGCTGGCCGCTGGCCTCATCGGGTGGTTCATTCGGGAGACCAATGTGGTGGAACGCTTACTTCTGGTCGCAGGAGCCATTCTCTTGATCAAGCCAGGTATTTATACGGATATCATGGGGGTGGTTTTGTTGTTGGTTGTGATCATCCTACAGAAAGCTCGGCAAAAGAAAGATAGGGCTGCGCAGACATAA